In a single window of the Prevotella melaninogenica genome:
- a CDS encoding arginine repressor: MKVKNSRLEALKMLISSMELSSQEEVLKVLEKEGFKLTQATLSRDLKQLKVAKAASMNGKYVYVLPNETMYRRVTTPRKATEMLQRSGYVSVNISGQLAIVKTRPGYASALAYDIDNSDSPYILGSIAGDDTIFIALREGATRGQVLEALSYVIPEIG, encoded by the coding sequence ATGAAGGTAAAAAACAGTAGACTTGAAGCATTGAAGATGTTGATTTCAAGTATGGAACTTAGTTCCCAGGAAGAAGTTTTGAAGGTATTAGAGAAAGAAGGCTTCAAATTGACTCAGGCAACATTGAGTCGTGATCTCAAGCAGTTGAAAGTAGCAAAGGCTGCTTCTATGAATGGAAAATATGTATATGTTCTGCCAAATGAGACAATGTATCGTCGTGTGACGACACCACGTAAAGCAACGGAAATGTTGCAGCGAAGTGGTTATGTATCGGTGAACATATCAGGGCAATTGGCTATTGTCAAGACGCGCCCGGGTTATGCCAGTGCACTTGCATACGATATTGATAACTCTGATTCACCTTATATATTAGGCTCTATTGCGGGTGATGATACTATTTTCATTGCACTTCGCGAGGGTGCTACACGCGGTCAAGTGTTGGAGGCACTGTCGTATGTAATTCCTGAGATTGG
- a CDS encoding Bax inhibitor-1 family protein, with the protein MNMNFDNFTNVTSSQERDLEMSRVFPSLMRKVYVWMAMALAITGVIAYGAGNSPALIQLLYMGRGPLLVAGLVEVGIVWYLSSRIQKLSLVAATVWFIVFAAINGFTLGWIFAAFSSAAIAKTFFVTAGTFGAMALIGSTTKKDLTKMGGILFMALIGLIIAGIVNIFLKSAMFDFIVSGIGVLVFTGLTAWDAQKIKQNLLMAPDAGEGAQKIALLGSLSLYLDFINLFLYLLRFLGNSRD; encoded by the coding sequence ATGAATATGAATTTTGACAATTTCACAAACGTGACAAGCAGCCAGGAGCGCGACTTAGAAATGTCACGTGTATTTCCATCATTGATGCGTAAGGTATATGTGTGGATGGCTATGGCACTTGCCATCACTGGTGTTATAGCTTATGGAGCAGGAAACTCTCCAGCCCTCATCCAACTCCTCTATATGGGACGCGGTCCACTACTCGTGGCAGGCTTAGTAGAAGTAGGTATCGTATGGTATCTCTCTTCACGCATCCAGAAACTATCACTCGTTGCAGCAACAGTATGGTTTATCGTCTTTGCTGCCATCAATGGATTTACCTTAGGATGGATTTTTGCAGCCTTCTCGTCAGCAGCTATTGCTAAAACCTTCTTTGTTACTGCAGGAACCTTCGGTGCTATGGCATTGATTGGTTCAACAACTAAGAAGGATTTAACCAAGATGGGCGGTATTCTTTTCATGGCACTGATTGGTCTTATCATCGCAGGAATTGTGAACATCTTCCTGAAGAGCGCAATGTTCGACTTCATCGTGAGTGGTATCGGTGTTCTTGTCTTCACAGGTCTTACAGCTTGGGATGCACAGAAGATTAAGCAAAACCTATTGATGGCACCTGACGCTGGTGAAGGAGCACAGAAGATTGCACTTCTCGGTTCATTGAGCCTTTACCTCGACTTTATCAACCTCTTCCTTTATCTCCTCCGTTTCCTCGGAAACAGCCGAGACTAA
- a CDS encoding M48 family metallopeptidase, whose amino-acid sequence MKKTIFGACLSAFLLLGATPMQAQFNIGKAAGGATKVLKAATLTDADMAKYVKEYVAWMDEHNHVCDAKSPYTKRLNRLTQGLNEVEGIPLNFKVYYVTDVNAFACPDGSVRVFSSLMDVMTDEELLGVIGHEIGHVAHKDSKKGFRTALLTSALKDGIASTNGAAAALSESQLGSLGESLLNATYSQKQESKADAYGYEFLKKNGKNPWAIALSFEKLKKLEEDAGVKKDSKWQRMFSSHPDLDKRIKTMGKRAEKDGFARPENKMPEKIVYEEPTTTKQGSNTQTSTRKSSGNRTVGKKPAGKRPVGKRPAPRKR is encoded by the coding sequence ATGAAAAAAACTATCTTTGGCGCATGTCTTAGCGCCTTCCTCCTATTGGGAGCAACGCCAATGCAGGCACAATTCAATATTGGTAAAGCTGCAGGAGGTGCAACAAAAGTTCTTAAAGCAGCCACACTGACAGATGCTGATATGGCAAAATACGTAAAAGAGTATGTTGCATGGATGGATGAACATAATCATGTTTGTGATGCCAAGAGCCCATACACAAAGCGTCTGAACAGACTTACACAAGGTTTGAACGAGGTTGAAGGTATTCCTTTGAACTTCAAAGTATATTATGTTACTGACGTAAACGCTTTCGCTTGCCCTGATGGTAGCGTACGCGTATTCTCTTCATTGATGGACGTAATGACAGACGAAGAGTTGCTGGGTGTTATCGGTCATGAGATTGGTCACGTTGCACACAAGGACTCTAAGAAGGGTTTCCGCACCGCATTGCTGACCTCAGCTTTGAAGGATGGAATCGCTTCAACCAATGGAGCAGCTGCAGCATTAAGCGAGTCACAGCTTGGTAGCCTCGGTGAGTCACTGCTCAATGCGACTTACTCACAGAAACAGGAGAGCAAGGCTGATGCCTATGGCTATGAGTTCCTCAAGAAGAATGGTAAGAATCCTTGGGCTATTGCACTCTCTTTCGAGAAGTTGAAGAAGTTGGAAGAGGACGCTGGCGTAAAGAAGGACAGTAAGTGGCAGCGCATGTTCTCGTCACACCCTGACCTCGACAAGCGTATCAAGACAATGGGTAAGCGTGCAGAGAAGGATGGCTTCGCTCGTCCAGAGAATAAGATGCCTGAAAAGATTGTATATGAAGAGCCTACAACAACAAAGCAGGGTTCTAACACTCAGACTTCAACTCGCAAGTCTTCTGGCAACCGCACTGTTGGTAAGAAGCCAGCTGGTAAGCGCCCAGTAGGCAAGCGTCCTGCACCTCGCAAGAGATAA